The Mauremys mutica isolate MM-2020 ecotype Southern unplaced genomic scaffold, ASM2049712v1 000049F_np12_subseq_15227682:15323992_obj, whole genome shotgun sequence genome has a window encoding:
- the LOC123356920 gene encoding centromere protein F-like, whose amino-acid sequence MSLLGQIQLDLTTSGKNEPNKRLDGVQKELEEKEREMKKEISEYLSRLHQVEKNHTALLTEAKRKNEVEIQACQEKLNLLEQCLDEQQLEMELLKLRKEQLNNSLKDANQTIEELKKVQVDNLKHIYQLKKQNEFARRKMEMWIKSCKQLQKEKEMLQKQINEHDALLKKQKPSADEVASAEEMRLKLEELKDSAEEKTKEAEENLEKYCTLIINYYKLEEANELLKTQVSLLNALLKQPANAVNSPSQNSDNPVTLNNQSVTEKRSDEDPTKLSGAGAHSETLRYAEYARVPGDSRQAKKKQKKKNNHSLTHENKEYEPDGLPEIVKKGFADIPTEKISPYVLRRTTLNLRTSPCLAAQSQRLSTCSQSLQNGSSNRLRTKIQPHQLLFGQAMKLVIDPEQIRDMEGSASLETHEYWQRLKQLQENKTTLQFKNYWA is encoded by the exons ATTCAACTGGATCTAACTACTTCAGGAAAAAATGAACCAAATAAGCGTTTGGATGGAGTTCAGAAAGAGCtagaggaaaaagagagagaaatgaaaaaagaaatatCAGAATATCTAAGCAGACTTCATCAAGTAGAGAAAAATCATACGGCTCTTCTGACAGAAGCAAAAAGAAAG AATGAAGTAGAAATTCAGGCCTGTCAAGAGAAATTGAATTTATTGGAGCAGTGTCTGGATGAACAACAGTTGGAAATGGAGCTCTTGAAGTTACGTAAAGAGCAATTAAATAATTCTCTGAAAGATGCTAACCAGACAATAGAAGAACTTAAGAAAGTTCAG gtAGACAATCTGAAGCATATATATCAACTGAAGAAGCAAAATGAATTTGCTCGTAGAAAAATGGAGATGTGGATAAAATCCTGTAAGCAGctacagaaggaaaaagaaatgttgcAGAAACAAATTAATGAACATGATGCTCTATTAAAGAAGCAAAAGCCAA GTGCTGATGAGGTTGCCAGTGCAGAAGAAATGAGGTTGAAGCTGGAAGAACTAAAGgactctgcagaagagaaaaccAAGGAAGCAGAAGAGAACCTGGAGAAGTACTGCACTCTGATTATTAATTACTATAAACTAGAGGAAGCAAATGAGCTGTTAAAAACACAGGTCTCTCTGTTAAATGCTCTGCTGAAACAGCCAGCAAATGCTGTTAATTCTCCTTCACAAAATTCAGATAATCCAGTAACACTTAACAATCAGTCAGTTACAGAGAAGAGGTCAGATGAAGATCCTACTAAGCTTTCAG GTGCCGGGGCCCACTCGGAGACCCTGCGCTACGCTGAGTACGCGAGGGTCCCCGGCGACAGCCGGCAGG caaaaaaaaaacaaaaaaaaaaaaacaaccattcACTGACCCATGAGAATAAGGAGTATGAGCCAGACGGACTCCCAGAGATAGTCAAAAAAG GGTTTGCTGATATTCCTACTGAGAAAATCAGCCCTTATGTTTTGCGTAGAACAACTCTAAACCTAAGGACCAGTCCCTGTCTTGCTGCCCAAAGCCAAAGATTGTCAACCTGTTCCCAAAGTTTACAAAATGGCAG CAGCAACAGATTACGAACAAAAATCCAGCCACATCAACTGCTTTTCGGGCAAGCCATGAAGTTGGTCATTGACCCTGAACAAATTCGGGACATGGAGGGTTCAGCATCCCTGGAAACTCATGAGTATTGGCAGCGGCTGAAGCAGTTGCAGGAAAACAAAACCACTCTACAGTTTAAG